The following nucleotide sequence is from Pseudomonas sessilinigenes.
ACCCTGGGCAAGCCGGTGGTCGCGGCGATCAATGGGGCGGCCCTGGGTGGCGGCTGGGAGATCTGCCTGGCCTGCCATTACCGCGTGGCCCTGGACGACAAGTCGCTGCAGATCGGCTTGCCGGAAGTCACCCTGGGCCTGCTGCCTGGCGGCGGCGGGGTCGTGCGCATGGTGCGCATGCTGGGTCTGGAGAAGGCCTTGCCATATCTGCTCGAGGGCAAGAAAGTCCGGGCCCAGCAGGCGTTGCAGGCGGGCCTGGTGAATGAGCTGGCCAGCGATCGCGACGAACTGCTGGCCAAGGCCCGGGCCTGGATCGCCGGCAACCCGGGGGCCAAGCAGCCCTGGGATGTGAAGGGCCACCAGATTCCCGGTGGCACCCCGTCGAATCCGAAGGTGGCACAGATGCTGGCCATTGCCCCTTCGGTGCTGCGGGCCAAGACTCAGGGCTGCTTCCCCGCGCCAGAGAAGATCCTCTGTGCGGCGGTCGAAGGTGCCCAGGTGGATTTCGATACTGCGCAACTGATCGAGGCCCGCTACTTCACCGAGCTGACCAGCGGCCAGGTGGCGAAGAACATGATCGGTACCTTCTGGTTCCAGCTCAATGAAATCAATGCCGGTGGTTCGCGCCCCCAGGGCATCGCGCCTCAGGTGACCCGCAAGGTCGGGGTGCTGGGTGCCGGGATGATGGGCGCGGGCATCGCCTACGTCAGCGCGGCAGCGGGCATCGAGGTGGTGCTCAAGGACATCAGCCTTGAAGCGGCGCAGAAGGGTAAGGCCCATTCCGTGGCCCTGTTGGAGAAGAAGGTGGCTCGCGGGCACTTGAGCGCCGAACAGCGCGACGCGACCCTGGCACGCATCCTCACCACCGCCGAGGATGCCGACCTGGCCGGTTGCGACCTGATCATCGAGGCGGTCTACGAGGATCGCGAGCTCAAGGCCAAGGTGTCCAGGGCGGCGCAGCAGGTGGTCGGCGCCGAGGCGGTGATCGCCTCCAATACCTCGACCCTGCCGATCACCGGGCTGGCCAGTGCGGTGCCCAATCCGGACAAGTTCATTGGCCTGCATTTCTTCAGCCCGGTGGAAAAGATGCCGCTGGTGGAAATCATCAAGGGCGCCAAGACCAGCGACGAGACCCTGGCCCGCGGTTTCGACTTCGTCCTGCAGATCAAGAAGACCCCGATCGTGGTCAACGATAGCCGCGGCTTCTTCACTTCCCGAGTGTTCGGCACCTTCACCAACGAAGGCATCGCCATGCTCGGCGAAGGCATCGCCGCGCCGATGATCGAGACCGAGGCCCGCAAGGCCGGGATGCCGGTGGGTCCGCTGGCGATCTCCGACGAAGTGTCCCTGAGCCTGATGAGCCACATTCGCCTGCAGACCAGCAAGGACTTGCAGGCCGAGGGCAAGCCCGGCATCGAGCACCCGGCATTCGCCGTGATCGACCTGCTGCTCAACGAGTACAAGCGCGCGGGCAAGGCCGCCGGTGGCGGTTTCTACGACTACCCGGCCGGTGGCCAGAAACACCTGTGGCCGCAGTTGCACACGCGCTTCTACAAGGCCGACGGGCAGATCTCGCCTCAGGATGTGCGCGACCGTTTGTTGTTCATCCAGGCCATCGAGACCGTGCGTTGCGTGGAAGAGGGCGTGCTGCAGTCCACGGCCGACGCCAACGTCGGCTCGATCTTCGGCATCGGTTTCGCGGCCTGGAGTGGCGGCGCGCTGCAGTTCATCAACCAGTACGGGGTGCAGGATTTCGTCGCCCGTGCCCAGTACCTGGCGCGCCAGTACGGCGAGCGTTTCAACCCGCCGAACCTGCTCCTGGAGAAGGCGCGCCAGGGCCAGTTGTTCTGAGCCTGGCGGGCGTGAAATGACGGGTCCCGGGGCTTGCCTTGCCGTGGTATTTCAAGGCAGGCTCTGGGGTGTTCGTTATTGCCATCGCCTTGTCAGGAATATTTTATGTCGCTACGCATCTGCATTCTTGAAACCGATATCCTGCGTCCCGAACTGATCGACCAGTACCAGGGCTACGGGCAGATGTTCCAGCGCCTGTTTTCCCAACAGCCCATCGCCGCGCAGTTCAGTGTCTACAACGTGGTGCAGGGCCAGTATCCCGCTGACGACCTGAAGTTCGATGCCTACCTGGTGACGGGCAGCAAGGCCGATTCCTTCGGTACCGATCCGTGGATCCAGACCCTCAAGACCTACCTGCTGGAGCGCTACGAGCGTGGCGACAAGCTGCTGGGCATCTGCTTCGGCCATCAGTTGCTGGCGCTATTGCTGGGTGGCAAGAGCGAGCGGGCGAACCAGGGCTGGGGCGTGGGCATCCACAACTACAAGCTTGCGGCCAAGGCGCCTTGGATGAGCCCGGTGGTGGAGGAACTGACGCTGTTGATCAGCCACCAGGACCAGGTCACCGCCTTGCCGGAGAACGCCACGGTGATTGCCTCCAGCGATTTCTGCCCGTACGCGGCCTACCACATCAACGACCAGGTGCTGTGCTTCCAGGGGCATCCGGAGTTCATCCACGACTATTCCCGTGCGTTGCTCGACCTGCGCCATGAGTTCCTCGGCGAACAGGTCTACCAGAAGGGCGTGGCCAGTCTCGAGCACGATCATCACGGCACTACCGTGGCCGAATGGATGATGCGCTTCGTCGCCCACAAACCCGCAGCGGCCTGAAGTGACCCACGGCCCCGCCTGGCGCGGGGCCGCGTTGTTTCACAGCCAGCCTGAACGCTTGAAGCTGGCCCAGAGGGCCACGCAACCCACGCTGATGAAGCCCAGGACGCCAAAGTAGCCGTAGTGCCAGCTCAGCTCCGGCATGTTCTGGAAGTTCATCCCGTAGATCCCTGCCACCGCCGTGGGAAACGCCAGGATCGCCGCCCAGGCGGCGAACTTGCGCTGCACGATGCTTTGCCGCGAGGCCTCCAGCAGCACGCCAATCTCGATGGTCTGGCTGGCGATGTCGCGCAGGGTCGAAAGGTCTTCCATCTGCCGCGTGACATGGATCTGCACGTCACGAAAATACGGCCGCATGTTCTTGTCGATGAAGGGAAAGCTGAGCTTTTGCAGGTCCTCGCTGATTTCCACCATTGGCGCGACGTGGCGGCGCAGGCGCAACACATCGCGGCGCAGGCTGTGCAGGCTGAGAATGTCCCGCTCGTTCATCGCCTGGCACAGCACGTTGCTCTCCAGTTCGTCGATTTCCGCGTGGATGGCTTCGCTCACGGGCTGGTAGTTCTCGGTGACGAAGTCCAGCAGGGCGTAGAGCACGAAGTCCTCGCCATGCTCGAGCAGCAGGGGGCGGGCCTCGCAGCGCTGGCGCACATGGCCATAGGAAGCCGAATGACCGTTGCGCGCAGTGATGATGTAGCCATTGCCGGCGAAGATGTGGGTCTCGATGAACTCCAGCTTGCCGTTGGTGCGCACCGGCGAGTAAGTGACGATGAACAGGGCGTCGCCGAAGGTTTCCAGCTTGGGCCGGCTGTGCTTCTCCAGGGCATCCTCGATGGCCAGCTCATGCAGATTGAACTGGCGTTGCAGGTTGGCCAGCTCGTGGGCGTTGGGCTCCTCCAGGCCGATCCAGACGAAATGGCCGGGTTTCGCCGCCCAGGCTGCGCCTTCGTCGAGGCTGATGTCCGTGACTTTCTTTCCACCGCTGTAGACGGCGGCAGCAACAACTCTACCCATGGTTCCGGTTCACTTCTTCTTATCAATGGCACGGTGACAGATCAGCAGCTTAGCTTGCATTGCAGCATCAGAGTCGCCCATGGGATGCGAGTTCGCCGATAAATGAAAGCCCGCACGGGGCGGGCTTTTGCACAAGGGGCTCAGTTTGGTTGCAACTGGCGGTCCATGCTGGTGATGCAGTCGAGCATTTGCTCGCGACATTGGGCCATCAGGCGCGGTATGTCGTCGGGGGTCAGGCCGGCAGTGGGGATTGCCGGTAGCGAACGGATCAGGACCTCACCACTGTTCCAGCGATTCAGGCGCATGTGCTTGATGTAGTTGCTGGTGCATACCGGAACGATGGGGACCCCGGCGGCAATCGCCATCTGGAAGGCACCGCGCTTGAACGGCAACAACTCCTGACCGCTGTTGCGCGTGCCCTCCGGGAACACCCAGATCGAGGTGTCCTTGTGTTGCAAGGTATGGGTGGTGGTGACGATCGAGCGTCGTGCCTTGTGCGGATTGCCACGGTCGATCAGGACGTTGCCCGACAGCCAGAACAACTGGCCGAACAACGGCACCCACTTCAGGCTTTTCTTGCCGATGCACACGGTGCGTGGCGGCACCACATTGCCGAACACGAACAGGTCGTAGTTGGACTGATGGTTGGCAATGATCACACAGCTTTGCGGCTTGTCCATCAACGGGCCGGCCTCGGCCCTGACCTTCAGGCCCAGGATACGCATGGCCGGCCAAGCATATAGGCGGGCACACAGGCGGCTGTTGTCAGGGTTGAAGGGGCGACACAGCCCAAGCAGCAAGCCCAGGCTGCCAGCCACTATAAAGTGCAAGCCCATCAATGACATACGAAACAGATACAGCATCTAAACGGCTACCGCGCAGGGGACAAAAGGTGGCGCAGTGTACGAATGTGCACTGTTTTCGGCAATTGCTGTGCCGGGCAACAAGAGGGGCGATGCTTGAGCAGATGTGTCCGATGGTGGGGCGTGCAGGGACCAGAGGGCGGAGTAATAAAAAGCCCGGCACAAGGGCCGGGCCATGTTTCGTCATGCCGAGGTTCAGCCCAGGTGTCCCTGGTCCTCGATAATGGCGTTGTCCAGATTGTCCAGCAGGGCCTTGCGCACCTTCAACTTGGTGTTCTTGTGGGCCAGCATGTTGATCTTCTTCAGTTGGCGTGCCGCTGCCAGGGCTGCGCCTTGCAGTTCTTCGGGGCTGACCACCTTGTCGAGGAAACCGGCATCCACGGCGCTGTGCGGGTCGAACATCTCGCCGTTGATCACCGAGCGGTGGAAGGCCGAGCGCCGCAGGCGGTCACGGGCCAGCTCGATGCCAGCGTGGTGCATGGTCAGGCCGATCTGCACTTCGTTGAGGCCGATGCTGAAGGGCCCCTCGACACCGATGCGGTAGTCGGCGGACAGCAGCAGGAATGCGCCCTTGGCGACCGCGTGCCCCGGGCAGGCCACGATCACCGGGAAAGGGTGGGACAGCAGGCGTCGGGCCAGGGTCGAGCCCAGGGTCACCAGGGCCACGGCCTCCTTGGGGCCGGCGGTCATGACCTTGAGGTCGTAGCCCCCGGACAGAATCCCCGGCTGACCAGTAATGATCACCACCGCGCGATCGGCAGTGGCCTGGTCGAGTGCGGCGTTGAAGGCGGCAATCACGTCCGGGGAGATGGCATTGACCTTGCCATTGCTCAAGGTCAGGGTCGCGATACCGTCTTCGAGATGGTAGGAAATCAACTCACTCATGACGCAATTCCTTGTATTAGAAGTGCAGCAGAAGTTACCCAGCATGATCGGTCCGGTAAAGCGCCGTGACTGACTGGTGAGTCAGGCTTTGCTCCGGGCGGCAGGCCGCACGACCTGCTGGGCTGCCTATGTATAGCCGCACGGCAGCGTGGAGCAGGCCGAAGATTGGCCGGTTTGCCTTGTGCCATGGGCGCGCGTAGGCCCGAAAACCAGAAAAGTGCTTAAGCGCATGAAAATTCTGAAAAAAACCTTTGCCATCTGAAAAGCTTTCGACTACATTAGCGCGCCTCGACAGACTGAATCGGTTTGAAGAGAAACGGTGAGGTGTCCGAGTGGCTTAAGGAGCACGCCTGGAAAGTGTGTATACAGGAAACTGTATCGAGGGTTCGAATCCCTCCTTCACCGCCATATTCGATGTACTCTAAACCCCTGAAAACGTTGAAGTTTTCAGGGGTTTTTTGTTGCCCGATAGAAAGCTTAGGGCATTTTTAGGGCAAAAAAATCGGCCCTTAGGCCGCCATAGTCCGTCCTGAGTCCCATCATCTTGGAAACAATCCCGCCATGCTCTTCGTGTCCGAGGGTATTCGGCGGCCTTAGTGTTTTTCACCATCGTTGTATCGCTGTGCCCGAGCGGGCGGGCCGCCGTGCACGCCGAATGGGCGAGCCTGGGAGCTTGTAGAAGGGGCTACAGGGCGTGAAAGCTATCGGATAGGATGGCGCCCTATTGAAAAAGGTCGCGACATGTCCAACCCCATATTAAATACAACTGTCCGCTACCCAAGCTTCGATTTGATCCGGTTATTACTGGCAGTTGAAGTAGTGGTGGTTCACACCTGGGCTTCATTGGACCCGCATTTCAGCTGGCCCGGTTTTATCAGAGCTGTTCCAGCGTTTCTCGCGGTCAGTGGTTTTTTGGTGCTTAAGAGTTTCGCCAATACAGGCTCTTGGACTGCGTTTGCCAGGAAACGGGCGTTGCGAATTTTTCCGGCGCTGATCTGTTCGTTGTTGTTGGGATACGTCCTGCTCGATTACACATTTCTGATCAACTCGCTTACCGTCTGGGTCACTGGAGGCTTGATGATGCCGCCCCATACCAATTCGGCTTTATGGTCCTTGGCCTGGGAGGAGCTGGCCTATGCCGTGCTGGCAATTCTCTGGGCTTTGGGGGCATATAAGCGGCCGGTGTACATCTGGTTGCTGCTGGCAGTGGCGAGCGTGATCTCGTGGAAAATCACCACAATGCCAATCAGCCCCTACTATCACGTCCTCTCGTACCTGGCGCCTGCGTTCTTCACCGGGAATTTGATGTTCCTGTATCAAGAGCGCTTGATGCGATTTGGCTCAGTGCTGCCGTGGGTGTTCTTCGTGGTGGTTTGCCTGTGGACGTATATCCCTATTCCAGGCATCGGCGGCGACATGGCACCCTCTGTGGTGCAGGCATTCGCGGTCGTATGGGCCGGTATGTCCGGCGCCAAGCTTATCCCGTCTAAAATTCCCGACTTGAGCTACGGGATGTACGTTTATCACATCCCGATGATTCTCTTTATCAACGCAGCGTATAAGCCGGGCAACGCCTTTCTGACAGGGACATTGCTGGCCCTCGCACTGGTACTGTTCTCCTCTGCCAGCTGGTACTTAATCGAAAAGCCAGCGCTAAAACTGAAGAACCAGCCGAGTCCTGCCGCCGAGGGGCAACCCCGCGTTCTATAACAAGCGAAACGGCGCCTATTCAATGAGGCGCTGCTGCCGCTGACGAGGAATATCTGGCTTGGATCTCGTTGAAGCGGTCGATGGCTGCTTCCCTGGCCGCCTCCCAACCTGGCTCGCCCATGACCTGCACGCGGTTCGCTTCGGCGAATTAGTAGTCGGAACCGGACACGGGCTCGGCATACGCGGCGAACCGCAAACGCTCTATGACCTCTGGCGTCGGCGTTACCCGTGGGGAATGCCGGCGCTGTCGCCGGTCGTGGTTTGCGGGGCGTGTTCGGTGGCCTGCTCGCTATTCACCAGCACCAGGTCCACGTGGAGCCGAGGATCGAAGTCGGCCCAGGCATCCTGCAGGTGCAGGTGTTTCATGCCGTCTTCCTCCATGCATTGTGCCGCGTGCACCAGGAAATCCCCCAGCGCCTTGAGAGTGGCGGGCGAGGCGAGCAGGGTTATTTCGTCCAGTGGTATTTGCGTAGGCGAACCGGTTCGGGTGCCGTATGCCTTGAAGGCGTCGATCGTTATCATTGCGCGATTTTCCCGGGGCAGGTGCTTGGCTGCAGGCCGCCATTGAAACAAACAACGGCCACAGCGGATATGCCTGCTGTAGCGCCCCGGATGGCACTGGACAATGCATCGAATGGAGATGAGCTTGTGAAACATCAGCAGTTGCTGGAGAAACTGGCCGCCAGGCACCTGGTCCAGGCCTTGGACGAGGATCTTGCCCGGCTGGCCTGGAAGGCGATGGTCGCACAGCAGCAGGGTCACCAGGGCTCGCTGAACGATGCGGTGTTGCCAAGCCTCCTGGCTCGCTGGAATTGCGTGTTGCTGGCGGATGAGTCGCAGGTGGCGCCGCTTTACCGGCACAAGGCCTGGCTCGCGCTGGCCACGCTGCTGCATAAATATGGCTTGGCCGAGCCGAGTATTACCGCCCGGGCCGTGGAAGCGATCGAGGAGCTGAATCGAGCGGTGGCCCTGGGGGACAAGTTTCATCAGCGCTCGCAGGAATTCAGCGCTGGCCTGCAAGCGCCTCCCGTGGCCCTGGCGCGCAAGCCGGCGCTCCCTGACTCCATAACGTTCTACCGCGCTGGCGATGTCTTGGCCATCCACCTGGAGGGCAGGTTCTACGCCGCTTATGTGCATCGCCTGGGCAGCATCAACGAAAGCCCGATCATCGAGTTCTATGCCCAGGTGTTCGACCAGGTGCCGACGCTGGAACAGTTGCAGCAAACGCCCGCCCAGGGCGAGTTGTACAACGATGGCATCCGGCGCAAGAGCCTGTATGGCGTGAGTGGCATCAAGTTCCAGCCCGATCCTGCCGGCCAGGTGACGCTAATTGCCGCCTGTGTCGCCCATCCTCCGGATAGCAGCCATCTGGCGCCTTCGGTGGGGCTGTACGCAGTCTCGGATATCTTGCGTATCCAGGACACTATCCGCCGTATGTTCGAAGTACCCGTCCCGGCGACGGCACAGGCCTGAAGAGCTGGATTGCCTGGCGCCCGGGTGTTCGCCGACGGGCCCGACAGATCATCCACGGCGGATAACCACTGGCAGTGGAGACACCATGACGATTTCAAAGAAAGGCCGCTACAGGTACGGCAGCGAAGACGCGGATATCCAGCCGGAGATCCGCCGCTATAGCCAATCAAGCTACGAAGCGGTGAGGTTCAACGCTGCCCGATGCGCCTGCGGGAACGACCGGTTCACCCTGGAAACCGACGAGGAGGTCGGCGCGGGCAGAAGCACCTGCACCCGGTGCGCAGCCGTCAAGCTGCTGGGCGACAGCGCCGACTACGCAGTGCAGGCGGCTTTCGAGAACCATATCTGCGTCTGTGACCACGAACATTTTGCGATCACTTCGGCAGTCGCGCTCTATGCCGACAGCAACGATGTGCGCTGGTACTACATTGGCTGCCGGTGTGATTCCTGCAATCTGGTCGGGGTGTTCGCCGACTGGAAATGCGAAGGCGGCGACGCCGACAGCTTCCTGGCCCGGACCTGAGGGCTCAACTGCGCTGGCCCAGGGACTCGGGGTGGTTCTGGGCACCGGGTGTGGGCGGCGTCCCGCTGGTACTGGCCAGGACCGCCTCGATGAATTGAAGAATGGCCTGGTTCATCTGGGTCAGCCCCGGCTCTTCCAACGGATAGTGCCCGGCGTTCTCCAGCAGGCGGGTCTGCACCTCGACCTGTGCCAGTCGCTCGAGGAACGGTTGGCTGAGCTTAAGCGGCGTCCAGCGGTCCGCTGCCGGCTGGGTCAGCAGGACCGGACAGGCCTTGAAGTCTTGGGGGGCGATCACTGGCACGTAGTTCAGGTAGGAACTCAGAAAGCGCAAGCTGGCCCAGTTGCCGGCCGAGGTGCGGTCCTTGAGGCAGGCTTTTAATGCGGCTCGGTCATTGACCAGGGTGTGCATCTTGCTGGCCAGCCACATCGGTATCTTCAGCCCGGCCAGCGGAGTGTTCGCCAGAGCGTGTATCAGTGGCCCACCCAACCGGCCCAGCAGCGGGGTTAGGGCGGTCTGTTCCCTGACTAGGGGCACGCGCTGATCGAGGAAGGTCATGCCGATGATGCCCGCCACCTCCTGGTTCATGGCAGCTGCGTGGTAGGTGAGCATGCCACCGGCGCTCAGACCATAGAGAAAGATCGGCCGCGAGTCCCGGCGACGCTCGTGTTCAATGAGCGCGTGGGC
It contains:
- a CDS encoding amidotransferase, which codes for MSLRICILETDILRPELIDQYQGYGQMFQRLFSQQPIAAQFSVYNVVQGQYPADDLKFDAYLVTGSKADSFGTDPWIQTLKTYLLERYERGDKLLGICFGHQLLALLLGGKSERANQGWGVGIHNYKLAAKAPWMSPVVEELTLLISHQDQVTALPENATVIASSDFCPYAAYHINDQVLCFQGHPEFIHDYSRALLDLRHEFLGEQVYQKGVASLEHDHHGTTVAEWMMRFVAHKPAAA
- a CDS encoding magnesium and cobalt transport protein CorA, producing the protein MGRVVAAAVYSGGKKVTDISLDEGAAWAAKPGHFVWIGLEEPNAHELANLQRQFNLHELAIEDALEKHSRPKLETFGDALFIVTYSPVRTNGKLEFIETHIFAGNGYIITARNGHSASYGHVRQRCEARPLLLEHGEDFVLYALLDFVTENYQPVSEAIHAEIDELESNVLCQAMNERDILSLHSLRRDVLRLRRHVAPMVEISEDLQKLSFPFIDKNMRPYFRDVQIHVTRQMEDLSTLRDIASQTIEIGVLLEASRQSIVQRKFAAWAAILAFPTAVAGIYGMNFQNMPELSWHYGYFGVLGFISVGCVALWASFKRSGWL
- a CDS encoding acyltransferase family protein: MSNPILNTTVRYPSFDLIRLLLAVEVVVVHTWASLDPHFSWPGFIRAVPAFLAVSGFLVLKSFANTGSWTAFARKRALRIFPALICSLLLGYVLLDYTFLINSLTVWVTGGLMMPPHTNSALWSLAWEELAYAVLAILWALGAYKRPVYIWLLLAVASVISWKITTMPISPYYHVLSYLAPAFFTGNLMFLYQERLMRFGSVLPWVFFVVVCLWTYIPIPGIGGDMAPSVVQAFAVVWAGMSGAKLIPSKIPDLSYGMYVYHIPMILFINAAYKPGNAFLTGTLLALALVLFSSASWYLIEKPALKLKNQPSPAAEGQPRVL
- a CDS encoding alpha/beta hydrolase; protein product: MSYQDQHQWKAIQAFLPKAYQIDASNAPLEEYWSWRGHNVHLDRFVNPTAPAKVILFHGVGTNGRQMSTIAGLPLARLGLETVAIDMPGYGETQVAPKAQVRYDTWVELAHALIEHERRRDSRPIFLYGLSAGGMLTYHAAAMNQEVAGIIGMTFLDQRVPLVREQTALTPLLGRLGGPLIHALANTPLAGLKIPMWLASKMHTLVNDRAALKACLKDRTSAGNWASLRFLSSYLNYVPVIAPQDFKACPVLLTQPAADRWTPLKLSQPFLERLAQVEVQTRLLENAGHYPLEEPGLTQMNQAILQFIEAVLASTSGTPPTPGAQNHPESLGQRS
- a CDS encoding lysophospholipid acyltransferase family protein, translating into MLYLFRMSLMGLHFIVAGSLGLLLGLCRPFNPDNSRLCARLYAWPAMRILGLKVRAEAGPLMDKPQSCVIIANHQSNYDLFVFGNVVPPRTVCIGKKSLKWVPLFGQLFWLSGNVLIDRGNPHKARRSIVTTTHTLQHKDTSIWVFPEGTRNSGQELLPFKRGAFQMAIAAGVPIVPVCTSNYIKHMRLNRWNSGEVLIRSLPAIPTAGLTPDDIPRLMAQCREQMLDCITSMDRQLQPN
- a CDS encoding 3-hydroxyacyl-CoA dehydrogenase NAD-binding domain-containing protein, translating into MTDAIRYEKGQDQIVVLTIDMPGQSANTMNAVYRDAMAATLARLQAEQDSLAGVIITSAKKTFFAGGDLNELIKVGKPEARAFYDMVLALKAQLRALETLGKPVVAAINGAALGGGWEICLACHYRVALDDKSLQIGLPEVTLGLLPGGGGVVRMVRMLGLEKALPYLLEGKKVRAQQALQAGLVNELASDRDELLAKARAWIAGNPGAKQPWDVKGHQIPGGTPSNPKVAQMLAIAPSVLRAKTQGCFPAPEKILCAAVEGAQVDFDTAQLIEARYFTELTSGQVAKNMIGTFWFQLNEINAGGSRPQGIAPQVTRKVGVLGAGMMGAGIAYVSAAAGIEVVLKDISLEAAQKGKAHSVALLEKKVARGHLSAEQRDATLARILTTAEDADLAGCDLIIEAVYEDRELKAKVSRAAQQVVGAEAVIASNTSTLPITGLASAVPNPDKFIGLHFFSPVEKMPLVEIIKGAKTSDETLARGFDFVLQIKKTPIVVNDSRGFFTSRVFGTFTNEGIAMLGEGIAAPMIETEARKAGMPVGPLAISDEVSLSLMSHIRLQTSKDLQAEGKPGIEHPAFAVIDLLLNEYKRAGKAAGGGFYDYPAGGQKHLWPQLHTRFYKADGQISPQDVRDRLLFIQAIETVRCVEEGVLQSTADANVGSIFGIGFAAWSGGALQFINQYGVQDFVARAQYLARQYGERFNPPNLLLEKARQGQLF
- a CDS encoding crotonase/enoyl-CoA hydratase family protein produces the protein MSELISYHLEDGIATLTLSNGKVNAISPDVIAAFNAALDQATADRAVVIITGQPGILSGGYDLKVMTAGPKEAVALVTLGSTLARRLLSHPFPVIVACPGHAVAKGAFLLLSADYRIGVEGPFSIGLNEVQIGLTMHHAGIELARDRLRRSAFHRSVINGEMFDPHSAVDAGFLDKVVSPEELQGAALAAARQLKKINMLAHKNTKLKVRKALLDNLDNAIIEDQGHLG
- a CDS encoding Imm32 family immunity protein, coding for MITIDAFKAYGTRTGSPTQIPLDEITLLASPATLKALGDFLVHAAQCMEEDGMKHLHLQDAWADFDPRLHVDLVLVNSEQATEHAPQTTTGDSAGIPHG